One Ranitomeya imitator isolate aRanImi1 chromosome 4, aRanImi1.pri, whole genome shotgun sequence genomic window, TGTAACATAAACTTCATACGCCATAAACGTCCGATCCCACCAGTGGGACCCCCATCTATCCCGAGAAAGGGGGTCTCACCCATCACGTGCTGTCAGGAATGATGAGGTGGCGGTGTTTTATTTTCGTAGGACACACATCATGTATACGTCTACCCTCTTGATATGTCATAAATACCCTACATGGGACAATCACCTTTAAGAAACAATCCCTTTAAGTGAATCTCAAGATGATAATATATTAGTTGTGACCCCCAAAATCAGCGCAGGGGCTCTATGTCAAAACAAGAAGAAGAAGAATTTCTACTTATGTAGATACAGTAATAAACCCCCCTATACCACCAGTAACAGATTATTCACCGTCATTTTATTGCCTGCAGGTGGCGCTGTTTCCACTTCTAGTCTTTGTTCTGCCGGGTTTAGAAATTGATGGAATCCACTGAGGATTCATCAGGAAACAGATCCGTCCTATCAGTCATATACCTGGACCTGACAGCTATGAATTACTGTTAAAACGTATGAAATTATGATcattcatatacatatatatatatatattccgatAATCCAGAAAATCTGATAATCCAGCAATTGAACGACCATACAATATGTGAATTCAATCAAAAATCTGTACCAGGGAAACAAAGAATCATCATGTTATAGTGTTTTCATGGGGGCATAGACCCCCTGCACCTCGTACTGTTACACCCCCACTCACATGTTTGAGCGAAGAAGTCGACAGAACAGAAATGGACAAGTcataaaatgaaacaagcaaaTCGATTCTAAATAAAGTTATTTCCTTTCAAAAATTCAgatttgaaaatttgaaaatttttgaAAATTCGCAAATTTAGGAAAATGTTGGCCTAAAATCATTTCTTTCTGGCCTTTATCTTAATCCAGGATAAAAGAGTGAAGGAAGACCAGCGGTGAGAGAAGTATGGGGATGACAAAGGAAAGCATTTGACTCCTTCATTTCACTTCCTTCAGATTCAATTTAGACTGAATTTTTTAAAAACTAATTCAATTTCCCGGCTAAATTGGAGCGAATCTGCTCTGCAGATTCACTCATCTTTGCTCAAAAACTAGAGGGGTTGTTTGACAGTGCTGGCTCCCTTAGAAcgagaaaattttaaaaatttgaaaatttaaaGGGGGTGCATCACTTGTCatgaatttgtatttttttttacctggtgtaaacgtctctgttctcctgaatccggcgatataTTTCTTTTGTTCCTACGCCTCTCGGTTTCTGAGATATGGGCCCCTATTTCCTATACATAAATTCAGCCTTTTTAACTGAGTGGGCGTGGTTCTCAACTCATGGTTGGCCACACCCAATTTGCTAAAAATATTACATTTGTATGCAAGGAAGAGAGGGCCATATCTTGGGAACGGAaaggcgcaggaagaaaagaaaaacatcgccggattcaggagaacagcggaatTTACATCAGTTAAAAAAATGACATATTTGTTGCATGTGACAGATCCCCTCTAAATTTTCTAGTCAACATATAAACGCTATAATAATCTCCTAATGAACACAAAGCGACTTCTATACACatcaaataatctcctgatggcttTAGATGCGTCATCATCACAGTGACAGGTCACAGCAACTGACGGACGAAGACAATGAAGACATCTTagtaaaaatattatatattttagtaCCTATCTGGCTACTTTAACATTCATGCAATATATCCCCCCACCCCACTTTGTAGCACAATATTTCTTAATCCTGACCCCATGATTGATCTCTCCCCCCCCCTCACCCACAGATAATAAAATATGTACAGAACCCAATtttgttttgtttcattttttttttcttttaccttacACATGAAGGCACTTACAGATAAGGAGATATTTGGCTAAAcgaaagaaaaaaaatagcaacgcaaatttttttttaaccctttccaaaCAGGAGAGTTGTGCAGGAATCCCTAGCAGCAAAAGGGTTTttaaaccctcccccccccccccaaaaaaaaaaaaatgtcatgatgTAAACAAATTAAGATCTGTGCAAAAAAATGCAGATGTTTATACACCCGAAAGGGGAAGGATGAACCAAAAAAAGTCGATCCAAGTCCCCTTTTAATTTGCTTTAGGATGATCCTTAAGTGCGTCACCTTTTGTCATATTTTCCATTCTTGCGAAAAATTCTAAATAATAAGGATGACCCAATGGTGAATATTGAAGCAGGGTTAggtacaaaaaaaaatctcaaatctggtgttttttttttttttgtcacctcTTCTCCAAGAACAGCTGGTCTTCTACCCTGGTGGCTCCTCAAAAGGTCCTCTTCGAAGAACATTGTGTTGTGCAGAGTTCATGGCACTGATACAAAAATCTATCCATAGCAGCCTGTGCCACATTTATGATGTGCTAGTGTGCCATTCTTGTAGGATGGCATGGCATGAAGAAATATCAATAATCCTTGGGAAACACCAAAAATTAAAGTGTCCTCATAGGTATCCACCAAGCATGATGAGGGCGACGACGACTCTACGACAACTGGGTAACGGTAACAACAGGACAATTCCCTTCTAGGTTGATAGTATGTCTTCTTCTGCAACCACAAGATCCATATTTCTAAAGACACAATAATAATTGTAGGACAACCTCACAGCTATGGACTCTCATTCTCAAACATCTACACTCTAGTCTTTGACTGTCCACAGTGAGTGGTGTGGCCCTTGTCTACACATCACCGACTACTGATGAGGTCATTGAACCAGGGGACCATCATTGATTGACAGTTTTGAAGAACTTACCAAGAGGTCATACCTCTGTTAACTTTTTAGGTTCTCCATAATGTTGGTTGGGGGTATAATGAGGATATTTTGCATCCTCCAGATCTTCAGATTCCATATAATCCGATTTGTTAAAAGATTGTTTGCTCTCGCTCTTTTTCAGGTCTCCATAAGAAGAAGGTTGCTGTCCACAGGTGACATGGGTATACTGGGATTGTTCTTCATGGTCAGTCTCTCTGTGATAGAAGTAGTTGAAATTGGAGACAATCACAGGAACCGGGAGGGCTATGGTTAATACTCCAGCTATAGCACACAAGGATCCTACTATTTTACCACCAATGGTAAGTGGGTACATATCTCCATACCCAACAGTTGTCATAGACACTACTGCCCACCAGAAAGCATCAGGAATGCTGGTGAATAAAGACTCAGGGTCATCAGTTTCTGCAAAATACACTGCACTAGAAAACAGGATGACACCGATGAAGAGGAAGAAGATGAGAAGACCTAGTTCTCTCATACTGGCTTGCAATGTCTTCCCTAAGATCTGGAGACCTTTAGAATGTCTGGAGAGCTTGAAGATCCTGAAAACTCTCACCAAGCGGATGACCCTCAAAATAGCCAAGGACATTGCCTGCTGCCCATTGCTACCTTGCTGCTCAGCCAGCTCGGTCCCTAAGGTGATGAAATAAGGAATGATGGCCACAATGTCTATGACATTCATCATGTTCTTGAAGAAAGCTGGCTTGCTGGGACAAGCAAAGAACCTCACCAAGAGTTCAAAGGAGAACCAGATGATGCATAAAGTCTCAATGAGGAAGAAAGGGTCAGTGAAAGGACTGTCCTTCTTGGCATGGGTCCCATTGACCAAGAGGTGCTCACCTGCAGTCCTTGCGTCTTCCCTGAACTCTGGAAGTGTCTCCAGGCAGAAGATGACTATGGAGATAAGAATGATGAGGACTGAGACAATTGCGATCCCTCTAGCAGGTCCTGAACTCTCAGGATACTCAAAGAGAAGCCAAACCTGTTTCTGAAAGTCATTGTCGGGCAGTGGTCTTTCTTCTTCCTTGATGAAGCCTTCATCATCCCGAAAGATCTCGATCACCTCCTCTCCCAGTTCATAAAACTTGATCTCCTCCAAGAAGATGTCAACTGGGACATTGACAGGTCTGCGAAGCCTTCCTCCCGACTGGTAGTAATACAGGATCGCATCGAAGCAAGGTCGGTTACGATCAAAGAAGTattcgttccttagggggtcaaagaAACGCATTCTCTTCCTGGGGTCCCCTAGTAAGGTTTGGGGGAACTGGGCAAGAGTTCTCAGCTGGGTCTCAAAGCGGAGACCTGAGATATTGATGACCACCCTCTCACAACAGTCCTGGGTGGCCCTTTCAGGGTCATAGCCCTCTTGTCCCAGGGCGCTGAGGGACACCAGGGTCTCATCCACATTCTCTCCAGATACCACAGTCATGTCTCCAGTTTTGGGGGTCTCTGAAGGGGTTGGTGTCCTGCTCAGCACCCTGGACCTTGCACAGCCTCACCTCAGTAATGGGCTCCTTGCTTGGTCTATACACCTATAATTCCAGGATGATTGGCAGCTCCTTGGCAGTGGTGTCTCCTGTCTTCACCATGGAGCTTGCATCACATCTGGCTGGGGTAgacatggctgcagtcagtgtccccctgGTGGGTCCTGTAATTGGGCAGCAGCATGTCTCCTTGCAATCTGTTGATTGTGAGTCTCTGGGTCCCCTCCTTCTGGCAGATCCTTGGCTGTGACACCAGACTGGCTGTCACTGAGGTTGGGGAGCAGCTCCAGCCTCTCACCCTCCCCAGGAGCACACTGACGTCCAGGAGGAGTGTCACAGAAGAAGCGGCCACCTCTCCTAGAGCTCACTGCCAGCCTCTGCCTCCTCCCTGCCAACACCGTCCACACAACGCACACCGTCCGCGATCTGCTCCATAGGAATCAATGAATGGAGAGATAGTGCCAAGAGCAAGAGCAGGGAAGCGCAGAAGCTGCAGAACATCTTGGAGGAAAATATACAACAGCTGACAAGTTACTTTCACAGGACAGATCCTGGGACTAATGCTTCTGTTCTAGACTGTGCGCACAATGCATGAAGAAGTGAAGGGAAAAGACACGGATAGATCAAAAAGATACACAGATAGAAAGAAAtattagatgatagagatagaatgaaGAGAGAGGAAGAGAGTAATAGAGGGAGAGAAGAAGAGAGcggaagagagagaaagaggaatAAAAGAAGTGAgaggaagaaaaagaaaagaagagagTAATAGAGAGAGAGAGGGGAAAAGAGTAATAGAGGGGGACAATAGAGAGGAAGAGAGAAATAGAGgggaagagagaggaagagagtaatagagggagagagaagagaggaagaagagagaggaagagagtaatagagggagagagagaagagaggaagaagagagagagagaaagagagaggaagaaagaggaagagagtaatacagggagagagagagaagagaggaagaagagagaaagagagaggaagagagtaatagaaggagagagaggaagagagtaatagagggagagagaagagaggaagaagagagaggaagagagtaatagagggagagagagaagagaggaagaagagagagagagaaagagagaggaagaaagaggaagagagtaatacagggagagagagagaagagaggaagaagagagaaagagagaggaagagagtaatagaaggagagagaggaagagagataggaagagaggaagaagagagagaaagagagaggaagagaggaaTAAAATAagtgagagaaagagaagagaggaaGAAGAGAGAGGAAGAGACAGGAAGAGAGTAATAgagggagagagaggaagagagacaggaagagaggaagaagagagaaagagaggaaTAAAATAagtgagagaaagagaagagagtaatagagagagaaagagaggaaaaGAGTAATAGAGGAAGAGAGGGGgagaagagagaggaagagagaaatatagggagagagagaagagaggaagagagagaaatagagagGAAGAGAAGGGGAGAAGAGAGTAATAAAGGGAGAAGAggggaggagaaagagagaggagaaAAGAGAGGAAGAGAGTGAGAGggagaagagagaaagaaagaggaatAGAGTAACAGATAGGAAGACAGAGAAAGGAAGAGAGTAATAGATAGAGAGAcaggggaaaagagagagatcgaGACCAAGATAGGAGAGGGGATGAGAGAGATTAGAGTAATAGaggaagagagaaagagaaaaggaGAAGAGAGAGAAAGATTGAGAGGAATAGAGTAATAGAGAGGAAGACAGAGAAAGAGGAAGTGAGTAATagatgatgggagagaaagaggaagagagaaaAAAGGAGGAGAGGAAGAGAGTAGTAGCTAGAGGGAtagagagggagagaaagaaagatagaGAGCGAGAGGAAGAGAGAGCAAAAGAGTAatagaggaagagagagggagaagatatagaggaagagagaggggaagGGAGTAATAGAGGGAGAGGAAGAAGAGAGAAGAAAAGAGTGATAGGGAAGAGAGGGAGAAGAGAGGTAAAGAAAGAGGTAGAGAGTAATAGGAATATAGAGAGGAAAAGAGTAATATATAGAGGGATTGGGAGAGATAGAGAGGAAGAGAgtaatagagagagagagagaagaggaaaTAAATCCTGACCTGATTGTCCTTGTCTCCATGCTGTCAGTCATGTGCGGACCTTTCCTCTAGGCATCAGCCCcatgtataatacactcccatttGTCTCTCCAGACAAGAGATGAAATATGATTTGTACTTTTGCCGTTTATAGGACATTTATAAGACGCTCTGGGAATAGAGATTCTGTAGGAGCATCTGGGAGTCCTGAGAGGCCGCAACAATGGATCACACATCTATAGGGCTGATGATGATGAATTGCTCCTGGCAGCTCAGGACAACGGCCGGCGGCAAATCACAGGAAGGCTATCAATGTGAGCAGCTGACTCCTGGGCAGGGTAATTGTGTGGTGTCACATTGTAACAAAAACTCAGCACCACAACGATTCTATGAGATCCACAGGAAAAAGACCAAGTTTTACCAGAATCCACTTTTCAGGTTCTCCTGAGTCCTGACCATAAAGCTCATGTGATAGAGGTAATAGAAACAGcaggaaggatagatagatagatagatagatagatagatagatagatagatagataatggataatagataatagatagataatggataatagatagatgatagatagataatagatagatgatagatagataatagaaggtcTGTACCCAGGGCCAAAACATCGCCACATGGGCCATTAAAAAGCATTTTGTAACTTTGgatttggtgtgctgcctcaactttTTTTGGATAAGTATTTACTGGGACAGGTATGTACCTGTGAGGCGTCTGCACCCTACCTCTTAACTgtgctatttttttctattttttagataatagatagataatagatagatgatagatagatagataatagatagatagataatagatgatagatagatagataatagatagatagataatagatgatagatagataatacatagataatagatagatagataatagatagataatagatagatagataatagatagatagataatagatagataatagatagatagataatagatagataatagatagatagatagataatagatagatagataatagatagatagataatagatagataatagatagatagataatagatagataatagatagataatagatagataatagatagatagataatagatagatagataatagatagataatagatagatagatagataatagatagataatagatagatagatagataatagatagataatagatagataatagatagataatagatagatagataatagatagataatagatagatagaaaatagatagataatagatagatagataatatatagatagaaaatagatagataatagatagatagataatagatagataatggatagatagataatagatgatagataatagatagatgatagatagataatagatagataatagatgatagatagataatagataatagatagatagataatagatagataatagatagatagataatagatggataatagataatatatagatatttcCATTCAGCATCATTAACCAATACCTGTTTATTAATCCAGCTCACAGTCAGTCATCACCGCACATATCAGTGATGGACCCTCTCTCCGCCATTAGGTTATTTTCGGTAAATAACTCCCAGCAGAACATCAGTTGGTCGCACAGGAGCCTCCAGCCACAGATGTCCTTGGAATGACTGCGCCACAGACTCTGGGGGTGAGCGGCTGCAGTGTTATCTCTCCCTGCAGAACTGATTGGGTCATTTATTAAATGAATGTAGCAACTTGTAAGACCTTAATCACCGAGGGTCAGAGATGATTTATGTAAATCGGGGGAGGAAAGTGACACAGGATACACAGCCAGGGAATGTCACTGTCACTGTACTGAGGAGGTGGGAAAGAAATATCATCTCATCATACATTGTACAGAAACGGCTtcttatctgtctatcatctatatctattatacatctatttattatctatctattatctatctatctattatctatctatctatctattatctatctatctattatctatctatctgatctatctatctattatctatctattcatatcCTTTAAATAAACCTAGCACTATATGATGAAATTCTGCCTACCTGCAGTCACCAGTAGAGGGAGCTGACTACTTGCTGTTATACATTGCAGTAATAAAGCAGGAGGCttcatgctccccctagtggtggattcaGTTACTTATTTTGAGCTTTGTATGAAGAAATAAAATAGGATATTATCATCAGATTGAGGGAGTTATGTTTGAATGGGGCAGCGGTGGCATTGTGCAGATCCATTCAGCATTTATGTCACTGCTAGAGATAGTGCTTAGCTGTCAGGTAGGCAGTCCCATGTCAGACAGTCCCAAGGAGATTAAAGGGAATGGCTGCAGCTCCATTCAAACATTCTTGCAATCTTAGGAACCTTTCATTAGTGATCACCTACTCTATGAATAGATATTAACTAGTGGTAATTCTGGAATAGCCCTTTAAGATGCCATTTTTAGGAGcagcaatatttttttatattttttaacggtAATTCAGATCCTTACTGGGAGATGAGCAGGACCGCTGATCTACAGGTATCTGTGGGTTCACGAGCTCGAGCAGTAGGTATGATTAGACTGAACCTTCCATAATTTAGCCTAATACATTATCTGCAGAGCCCTAATAAACACTGACCAAGCTACATAGAAACAGAAATgtccatatttttttaaaaacatttttttttaacttttggcatgcttcaatagcctccatgggagactagaagctgccacagccCGATTGCCTCTGCtaaatagaggcgatgatcagatcgcctgtatgtagcagaattgcccacttgctatgagcgccgaccaccaggcagcgctcatagcaatctggcactgacaaccatagaggactgctggagacctctggttgtcatgccgacccatcagcTACCCCCGGTCATATGGTACGGGGCGCCGAAGTGCAGGATTTCCTGCGCATTTTCCAGAagtgcgtgttaaatgccgctgtcagagtttgattaatgggttaacagctgcgggtggatcgcaattcctccCACGGCTGCtaacggcacatgtcagctgttcaaaacagctgacatgtgccaggaaatatgtgggctcagcaccggagggAGGGTGTCCGATATTGGCGTATTATTACACCCGATgtaggaaaggggttaaagaggacctgttgCTTACCCAAAAAATGCATTTTTCTTACCTGGTGaaaagccgctgttctcctgaatccaacgatgttttacttttgttcctgcgcctctccgttcctgagatatggccttttTACATTTATCTAAATTTAGCCCTGTTAGACAAGTGGGTGTGATCTTTCGCTCTTCTCTTGTAGAGGTCCACACCTTCTTGGCTAacaagactatatatatatatatatatatatatatatatatatatatatacagggaaaatggggccatatctcaggaacggagaggagcaggaacacaaGAAAAATATCGCCGGATTCAGGAAAACAGCGGCATTCGCACCAGATTTTAAATATTACATATTTTTGGAAAAGGACAGGATGCATTAAGAACACATTATAGATGGCTGGCTTCATTTCGTGGCATGTTATTTTCTGAGTTTTGCATATTTGCCAGTCTTGATTTTGCTGGGACTAGCCCATAGACCTTAAAAGGGAAGTGACACTTTTAGCTTATTCCAAGAGCTGGGGCTAAAATGTCCCAATTTTGGTGATGCAGATGGCAATTATGCCTTTGCTAGGACTGGACAGCTTCCAGTATTAGATTAAGGTACCTCAATCAGACAGAACATATGGATGTCCGCTACAACCCAACCAGATGCCACCATCCATTATTCATTGTTCTATAATAGGGTTGCGGTTATTTTTACAATTGAGGCTTTTCCTGTAAAAAGCATTTTACTGCCACAACTAGTCATTCTCTACAAAAGAGACATCCACTCCCCCATCAGTAACAAACAAGATAGGCAATCTTCTCCCGACGGTGAACAGAACACACATGTATGTGACAAGAACATTAACGAAGAGAGAATCAGCCATTACTAAGATGTGAGGAGATGATACACTTGGGATCTTTTTTCCTGGCACATTATCTCTGAGAGAGATATGAAGAtctcataaaaaaaaagaaatgaaaaatataaaaaacatacaAGATAATGAGATTAGAAATAACAAACAAAGGATAAAAGATCAATATGGTAAAACATTGCTAAAAGGGAAACCTTcgtttcatttttaaaatttaaactgAGTACCTCCTACAATTTCCACCGTTTCACAGATTCTGGAaccgtttttctttttcttctgagcCCTTCCATTCCCAAGTTATTCAAATTTTCCCTTCAAGAACTTCTATGTGGGCGTTTTCTTTTTCTCCTCTATCAAtcactggccaatcaaaacataGCCACGCCCACAGAAACGTTGAT contains:
- the LOC138675317 gene encoding shaker-related potassium channel tsha2-like; amino-acid sequence: MTVVSGENVDETLVSLSALGQEGYDPERATQDCCERVVINISGLRFETQLRTLAQFPQTLLGDPRKRMRFFDPLRNEYFFDRNRPCFDAILYYYQSGGRLRRPVNVPVDIFLEEIKFYELGEEVIEIFRDDEGFIKEEERPLPDNDFQKQVWLLFEYPESSGPARGIAIVSVLIILISIVIFCLETLPEFREDARTAGEHLLVNGTHAKKDSPFTDPFFLIETLCIIWFSFELLVRFFACPSKPAFFKNMMNVIDIVAIIPYFITLGTELAEQQGSNGQQAMSLAILRVIRLVRVFRIFKLSRHSKGLQILGKTLQASMRELGLLIFFLFIGVILFSSAVYFAETDDPESLFTSIPDAFWWAVVSMTTVGYGDMYPLTIGGKIVGSLCAIAGVLTIALPVPVIVSNFNYFYHRETDHEEQSQYTHVTCGQQPSSYGDLKKSESKQSFNKSDYMESEDLEDAKYPHYTPNQHYGEPKKLTEV